The sequence TTAACTCGTTAACTCGTTAACTCGTTAACGGTGTCACGAAGTCTTAAAAAGGGCCCGTATATTGAACCAAAATTGCTTAAAAAACTAGGCAGGGTTCGTATTGGCGACAAGGTAGTGATAAAGACGTGGTCGCGCGCCTCCACAATCTCCCCCGAGATGGTCGGCTTTACCATCGGCGTACATAACGGCAAGATTCATATTCCGATATTCATTACCGAGGAGATGGTAGGTCATCGACTTGGCGAATTTTCTTCAACGCGCAAGTTTGTTCGTCACGGCGGACGCATGCAAAAAGAACAAGAACTGAAAGCCAAGGAAGCCGAGCAGGAATCCGAAAAGGCAGCAAAAACAGCGGCCACAGAGAAGAAATAAAGATCAGCTTATAGGTTATAGCTGCTAACTTGTAGGGATGAAGAAAGAACGAGTTAAGCTCAAAAAGCTATAAGCTCTAAGTCATAAGGTATGTCAGCGATTGTTGCAAAACTTAATCATTTTAGAATGAGTCCGCGCAAGGTTCGGCTGGTTGCGGATCTCGTGCGCGGCAAGGATGTGGACGATGCAGAGGCTCAACTGGAACATATGCGGAAGCACGCCGCCCTGGCAATAAAAAAACTGTTACGATCCGCCATTGCCAACGCTGAGCACAATTTTCAAAAAACTCGATCCGCACTTTTCATCCAGACGCTTACGGTAGATGGCGGGCCGACGCTAAAACGTTTTCGCGCACGGGCATTCGGGAGAGCTGCGGACATCCATAAGCGGACAAGCCACATAACGCTTGTGCTTGGAGAACGTAGCGAGGCGCTAAGGAAGAAACGTTTTGTTCTGCCTGAAGCAAAAAAATCAAAAGAAGCGACAACTCTTGAAGATCTTAGTCAAGAGAAAAAGAAACCGGAAACAGGCTTCTCCCCAAAGGAACTACGGAAAGAACCGCGGGGCGGGATTCAAAAAAAAGTCGCCGACATGGGCAGAAAATTTTTTAGAAGAAAAAGTGTGTGACAAGTAAATCGGGCTGAAGCCACTCTTATATGGGACATAAAATTCATCCAATATCATTCCGTTTGGGATACATCGAACCGTGGCGATCGCGGTGGCTCAACCGAAACCGCAAAAGCTTTAGGGCGTCTTTGGAACAAGACGTGAAGATTCGTCGCTATTTGGAAAAAAAGTTTCGCGGGGCAGCGGTAGACGTAATTGAAATTGAGCGCACTCCGAACTTGGCCACGATCATCATTAAAACAGCGCGCCCCGGCATTGTCATAGGAAGGGGCGGAGGCGGAATTGAAGATTTGCAAAAACAGCTAGCCCACATCGTTGGAGTAGAAGATAAAGGAAAAATAAAAGTTCAGGTCGAAGAGGTTAGAAGTGCCGAATCGTCTGCGCGCATTATGGCAGAGACCATCGCCGAGCAGCTTGAAAAGCGCATGCAGCATCGACGGATCATGAAACAAGCCATTGAAAAGATTATGGCAAACAAAAAGGAGGTGGAGGGGGTCAAAATCAGGCTCGCCGGACGCATCGGAGGAGCCGAGATCTCGCGTGCCGAATGGCTTGCAAAGGGGCGATTACCGCTGCACACTCTGCGTGCAAGAATTGATTTTGCAACGAGCGAGGCTCACACCACCTATGGCGTTATCGGCGTGAAAGTATGGATATACAAAGGACAGGTATTTCAGAAATAGGTTATAGCTGATAGGTTTTAGCTTGTAGAGTTTTGAGGGATGCGCATACCCTCACTCGAAGCTATAAGCTATAAGCTATAAGCTATAACATGTTATCTCCGAAGAAAGTAAAACATCGAAAATGGCAAAAGGGTCGCACGCGAGGAATCTCTTCGCGGGGAACCGTCTTGGCGTTTGGGGTATTTGGGCTTAAAGCGAATGGATCGAAATGGATCACCGCGCGTCAAATAGAAGCGGCCCGTCGGGCAATGACGCGTTTTGTCCAGCGCGGGGGCAAGATATGGATTCGGGTGTTTCCGGATAAACCGGTTACAAAAAAGGGGACGGAGGTGCCCATGGGAGGCGGCAAGGGCGGCGTGGACCACTACGTTGTTCCCGTTCTTCCCGGAAGAATTCTTTTCGAAATTGATGGTGTTAGCGAGACGCTGGCCAGGGAAGCCATGCGGCTTGCGGCACACAAACTTCCGATACGCACGCTTTTCGTAAAAAAATGATTGATCTCTATTTAGGATTTAAAGTAAGCCCATGAGCGACAAACACACCAAAAAACACAAAATATTCCGCGGCGTTGTGGTTTCGGATAAGATGCAAAAAACGATAGTGGTGCGAGTAGACCGCATTAAGGAACATCCGAAATATGAACGCAGATATCGTGTATCGAAGAGATATAAAGCCCATGATGAAAAGGGGGAGTTTCGCACCGGAGATATCGTGCTTATTGAAGAGGTGCGCCCTTTGTCGCGAGACAAAAGGTGGCGTGCCGTGAAGAAAATAGGAGAAAATAGAACGGAAGTCCTCGAAGCAAATCCCAAAGACGATCCGAGTAACTCTGAATAACAAGACTTGTAGCCTCTTAACTTCTTAGCTTCTTGGGCGGATTCCTAAAAAGCTGAAAGTTAAAAGCTGGAAGTTGTTTGAATGATCCAGGCCGGCACATGGTTAAACGTTGCAGACAACACGGGAGCGCGGCTCGTGAAGTGTTTTAAGGTTTATGGAGGAACGCGCCGAAGATATGCGGGCCTGGGTGACATTATTATGGCCTCCATAAAGGAGGCAGAGCCCCGTAAGGCGGTAAAGAAAAAAGACGTAGTGAAGGGTGTTATTGTGCGCACGAAAGCCGCAACCAGGCGCTCCGATGGTTCTTATGTTCGATTTGATGACAATGCTATGGTGATCCTGGATGGCAAGGAGCCAAAGGGCGGAAGAATATTTGGTCCGGTTGCCCGGGAGCTTCGCGAAAAGGGGTTCATGAAAATAATTTCATTAGCACCCGAGGTGGTGTAGTAATGCACGTATGCGAATCAAAAAAGGAGACACTATAAAAATGATTTCGGGAAAAGACCGGGGGAGAACGGGAAAGGTTTTACGTACCGATCCTCACAAGGAACGCGTTGCGATCGAAGGACTGAATATGATAAAAAAACATCTCCGACCGCGCAAACAGGGAGAGAAGGGACAGATAGCGACCATACCGTCCCTGGTACACGTTTCAAAAGTGATTATTATTTGCTCGAAGTGCGGGAAAGAGACCCGCATCGGATACGGCGGAACAGAGGGAAGAAAGCACCGAATCTGTAAAAAATGCGGCAGCGAGATTTGATAGGGGGCCGATGGCCTATAAGAACAAGAAAACAAGCAAAAATCTTTTTCTATAAGCTCTATACCATAAGTCCATGATGTCATTATTCGAAAAATATAAAAAACAAGTTGTGCCGGCGATGCAAGAAAAGCTCGGTCTGAGAAACGCTTTGGCGCTTCCCGCCATTGAAAAAGTTACAGTGAATTCGGGAATAGGAAAATTTCTTAAAGATCCAAAAATCCTCGATGACATTGAACGAGATCTTACCCGCATTATTGGGCAAAAACCCATGCGCACAAAAACAAAAAAAGCCATAGCTTCATTCAAGACGAGACAGGGCATGGAAATTGGTTTTAAGGCCACGCTCCGCGGACGACGCATGTGGGATTTTCTGGAGCGCCTTATCGGAATTGCGCTTCCCAGAACCCGAGATTTTCGAGGAATTCCGGATACCTCTTTTGACAAGGACGGCAATCTTTCCATCGGCATTCGGGAACATATCGTATTTCCGGAAACTTCAGGGGATGACGTGAAGACTATTTTTGGCTTCCAGGCGGTTTTGACCACCAAGGTCCACAAAAAAGAGGATGGCGTCTTGCTGCTCAAATTGTTAGGATTTCCCATAACAAGCATTAAAAATACAAAATCCTAAATATTCGGAATATAACCACCCGCATTCGTTAGTTTTAATTTGAGGGTATGGCAAAAAAATCCCAAATTGCACGAGCAAAAAAGAAACCGAAGTTCTCTACGCGAATCGTGCGCAGATGTTTCCGTTGCGGACGGCGGCGGGGATATTTGAGGGATTTTAACTTGTGCAGAATCTGTTTCAGGGAGCTGGCGCGCAAAGGCGAGGTTCCGGGTATACGGAAATCTTCCTGGTAGCCGGTGAGAACAATCTAATTATTTTCTTCTTTCAATTCCGTTTTCATCAGTTCATAAGGAGACTCTAACATTTATTTTTATGGACCCCATCGCAGATCTACTGACGTGCATTCGAAATGCAAATGCAGTAGGAAATCCCGTAGCAGTTATTCCGTTTTCAAAATTATCGTTCGCCATCGCGGAAGTTTTGGCGCACAAGAAATGGATTGACGGCGTGACAAAGCCGGGGAAGAAGGCAAAAAAGACCCTCGAGATTGCGCTCAAATATTCCGGCAAGACTCCCGCCATAACCGGTGTTCGCAGAATTTCCAAGCTCGGAAAACGCGTATATAAAGGATGGAAAACGCTACGTCCAGTACGCCAAGGATATGGGATGGCGCTTATTTCAACTCCACAGGGACTTCTTACCGACACGGAGGCAAGAAAATTAAAAGTAGGAGGAGAGGTATTATTAGAAATCTGGTAAGGGCTTTGTCTGCGTTTCGGAGCGCCTTTGTCGCGAACGAAACGCAGGAACAAAACCTTACCCCCTCACTCATCCCGGCAAGACATTCTCGATGTATGTAGCTGGAAAGGCGAAGCCGCCTTCGGCTCTCGGCCCTATATATCGAAAAGCTCTCGTAAGGATGAGTGAGGGGGTGCTCACTGTTGTAGCTAAAAATCATTCGCTCAACATTGGGTCTCGCTCATAATTTTTAGACAACATTGGCATGTCAAGAATCGGAAAACAACCCATTAAGATCCCCGCCGACATTAACGTTGAAATTCTGGGCAACGTTGTTAAAGTTATGGGCTCCAAGGGAACGCTCAAACGCCTTTTGCATGACGAAATTCACGCCGAGTTTCGGGATCACATGTTGTATGTTACGCCCAGCTTCCAGACAAAACGCACTGCGGCGCTCTGGGGCTTGGAACGGGCACTTTTAGCCAATATTGTTCATGGTGTTGCGAATGGATATGAAAAGCGGTTAGAGCTGGAGGGGGTCGGATATCGCGTGCAATTGGTCAACGATAAAGAGCTTGCGCTTGCGCTCGGCTTTTCTCATCCCGTGACGGTTATTGCGCCGGAAGGCATTACCTTTAAGACAGAAAAAAATGTCATTATCGTCTCCGGGATAGATAAGGCGCTTGTGGGGCAAGTTGCCGCAAACATTCGAGCAAAGAAACCCCCAGAACCCTATAAGGGCAAGGGCATACATTATATGGGAGAAGTTATTAGGAGAAAGGCCGGCAAAAAAGCCACTGCGGCAGCTAAATAAAGCCTTTAGCCGATTAGCCCACTAGTTTCCTAGGAATAATAACCTAGTTGATCTAATAGGCTCATAGGCTAGTAAGCTAAACACCTTGAGGAAGAATCGTGCAAAACACAATATACTCATGCGTACGCGCAGGCATGGGCGCATTCGCGGCAAAATACAGGGGACCGCGGATCGGCCAAGGCTCTCCGTGTTCCGTTCCGCAAAACATCTCGCCCTTCAACTTATAGATGATGAGGCTCAAAGAACGATTGTTGGGATTACCGACGAGAAGAAAACTAAAAAAATAAACAAGGGCTCTGGGGCGGCAAAAGTTGAAAAGGCGAGGGCGGCCGGCAAAGTGCTGGCGGAAAAGGCTTTGGCAAAGGGGATTAAAAAAGTGGTATTTGATAGAGGCGGTTATGCGTATCATGGAAGGGTTCGGGCGGTTGCGGAGGGCGCAAGAGAAGGAGGACTTCAGTTTTGAAAATCAAAAGTCAAAAATCAAAAGTCAAAAATCAAAATTAAGGAGCGAAAGTTTCTCTTGCAAGAAAAACTTTCACGATATTCCCAAGTTTTGCATTTTGAGTTTTGCATTTTGAATTTGTAAAATGGCCAGACAACAACATCGGCAAGAAAAACAAAAAGGCGAGTTTGAACAAAAAACACTCGAAGTCAGCCGCGTGACACGCGTCGTTGAAGGCGGAAAGCGTTTTTCTTTTCGCGCTGCGCTGGTTATCGGCGATCTCAGGGGGCGCGTAGCTTTGGGTGTCGCAAAGGGCGCCGACGTCTCGCTTGCCATTGAGAAGGCGGCATTCCGCGCGAAGAAAGATCTTTTTTCCGTTCCGCTCACGAAGGAGGGGTCTATTTCTCATGAGGTGCGTGCGAAATACGGCAGCGCCAAGGTCTTGTTAAAGCCGGCGGCAGAGGGCCGCGGTATTGTGGCTGGTGGCGCCATGCGCACGGTATGCGCGCTTTCGGGAATTCGACATGTAACCGGGAAAATACTTAATTCTACAAACAAGATAAACATTGCGCGGGCCACCATTGCGGCGCTCAGACAACTTAGACCGTCAAAAGAGCAAACAACAAAAAACAAATAACAGGCTTCAGCCGCTTGCTATTTGCCATCTGCTGTTTGCTATCCGTTAATGCAGCTGCATAATCTTTCGGGAAAGAAAAACAAAAAAAAGCGAGTTGGTCGCGGCGGGAAACGCGGTACATATTCGGGTCGTGGCGGCAAGGGGCAGACCGCGCGAGCGGGGCATCGGATACGGCCGGCAATTCGAGATTATCTCAAGCAGATTCCCAAGCGTCGCGGGCGGCACAAACATGGTTTTATAAGCGTTCAACGCAAGCCGGCAATAGTGTCCCTTAGAGATATCGAGAAGGTTTTCACGGTCGGCGAAACGGTGAGTCCAAAGACTCTTACGCAAAAGAGCCTGGTATTTCCTTTTGGTTCGATAATGCCGAAAGTCAAAATTCTTGACGGAGGAAAGCTTGGCAAAAGCCTTGTTGTGCGAGGTTGTGCGGTGTCGGCAAGCGCAAGAAAGGCCATAGAGGCAGTTGGCGGCAAAGTTCTCTAGTATTAAGAATTTGTATGT comes from bacterium and encodes:
- a CDS encoding 30S ribosomal protein S5; this translates as MARQQHRQEKQKGEFEQKTLEVSRVTRVVEGGKRFSFRAALVIGDLRGRVALGVAKGADVSLAIEKAAFRAKKDLFSVPLTKEGSISHEVRAKYGSAKVLLKPAAEGRGIVAGGAMRTVCALSGIRHVTGKILNSTNKINIARATIAALRQLRPSKEQTTKNK
- the rpsH gene encoding 30S ribosomal protein S8, which gives rise to MDPIADLLTCIRNANAVGNPVAVIPFSKLSFAIAEVLAHKKWIDGVTKPGKKAKKTLEIALKYSGKTPAITGVRRISKLGKRVYKGWKTLRPVRQGYGMALISTPQGLLTDTEARKLKVGGEVLLEIW
- the rplF gene encoding 50S ribosomal protein L6 encodes the protein MSRIGKQPIKIPADINVEILGNVVKVMGSKGTLKRLLHDEIHAEFRDHMLYVTPSFQTKRTAALWGLERALLANIVHGVANGYEKRLELEGVGYRVQLVNDKELALALGFSHPVTVIAPEGITFKTEKNVIIVSGIDKALVGQVAANIRAKKPPEPYKGKGIHYMGEVIRRKAGKKATAAAK
- the rplP gene encoding 50S ribosomal protein L16, which produces MLSPKKVKHRKWQKGRTRGISSRGTVLAFGVFGLKANGSKWITARQIEAARRAMTRFVQRGGKIWIRVFPDKPVTKKGTEVPMGGGKGGVDHYVVPVLPGRILFEIDGVSETLAREAMRLAAHKLPIRTLFVKK
- the rpsC gene encoding 30S ribosomal protein S3 → MGHKIHPISFRLGYIEPWRSRWLNRNRKSFRASLEQDVKIRRYLEKKFRGAAVDVIEIERTPNLATIIIKTARPGIVIGRGGGGIEDLQKQLAHIVGVEDKGKIKVQVEEVRSAESSARIMAETIAEQLEKRMQHRRIMKQAIEKIMANKKEVEGVKIRLAGRIGGAEISRAEWLAKGRLPLHTLRARIDFATSEAHTTYGVIGVKVWIYKGQVFQK
- the rplE gene encoding 50S ribosomal protein L5; this translates as MMSLFEKYKKQVVPAMQEKLGLRNALALPAIEKVTVNSGIGKFLKDPKILDDIERDLTRIIGQKPMRTKTKKAIASFKTRQGMEIGFKATLRGRRMWDFLERLIGIALPRTRDFRGIPDTSFDKDGNLSIGIREHIVFPETSGDDVKTIFGFQAVLTTKVHKKEDGVLLLKLLGFPITSIKNTKS
- a CDS encoding uL15 family ribosomal protein, with translation MQLHNLSGKKNKKKRVGRGGKRGTYSGRGGKGQTARAGHRIRPAIRDYLKQIPKRRGRHKHGFISVQRKPAIVSLRDIEKVFTVGETVSPKTLTQKSLVFPFGSIMPKVKILDGGKLGKSLVVRGCAVSASARKAIEAVGGKVL
- the rpsQ gene encoding 30S ribosomal protein S17, producing MSDKHTKKHKIFRGVVVSDKMQKTIVVRVDRIKEHPKYERRYRVSKRYKAHDEKGEFRTGDIVLIEEVRPLSRDKRWRAVKKIGENRTEVLEANPKDDPSNSE
- the rpsS gene encoding 30S ribosomal protein S19, encoding MSRSLKKGPYIEPKLLKKLGRVRIGDKVVIKTWSRASTISPEMVGFTIGVHNGKIHIPIFITEEMVGHRLGEFSSTRKFVRHGGRMQKEQELKAKEAEQESEKAAKTAATEKK
- the rplN gene encoding 50S ribosomal protein L14; protein product: MIQAGTWLNVADNTGARLVKCFKVYGGTRRRYAGLGDIIMASIKEAEPRKAVKKKDVVKGVIVRTKAATRRSDGSYVRFDDNAMVILDGKEPKGGRIFGPVARELREKGFMKIISLAPEVV
- a CDS encoding type Z 30S ribosomal protein S14, with product MAKKSQIARAKKKPKFSTRIVRRCFRCGRRRGYLRDFNLCRICFRELARKGEVPGIRKSSW
- the rplR gene encoding 50S ribosomal protein L18; translated protein: MRTRRHGRIRGKIQGTADRPRLSVFRSAKHLALQLIDDEAQRTIVGITDEKKTKKINKGSGAAKVEKARAAGKVLAEKALAKGIKKVVFDRGGYAYHGRVRAVAEGAREGGLQF
- the rplX gene encoding 50S ribosomal protein L24, with translation MRIKKGDTIKMISGKDRGRTGKVLRTDPHKERVAIEGLNMIKKHLRPRKQGEKGQIATIPSLVHVSKVIIICSKCGKETRIGYGGTEGRKHRICKKCGSEI